The DNA segment TTCTGCTTGAAGAAGCGATGGCTTCAGTCCGGCGCATGGCGGACGCGGCCCGCCGGGCGGGGATCAGGATTATGTACGCCGAAAACTGGGTTTATGCGCCCGCGGTCCGGAAAGAGGCGGAGATTTTGCGCGCCACGCAGGGGCAGATTCTGTGGATTCACGGCGAAGAAAGCCACAGCGGCAGCGCCAGCTCCGCCTACGGCGACTGGCGTCTTTCCGGCGGAGGCTCGCTGGTCGGGAAGGGGTGCCACCCTTTGACGGCGGCGCTCTATTTGAAACAAGTGGAAGGGCAGGCGCGCCTGGGGCGTCCGATCCGGCCGGCCACGGTGAGCTGCCGGACCCATGAAATAACGCGCAATCCTAATTTTGTTGACGCCAGCCATTTGCGGACTGATTACAAGGATATTGAGGATTTTGTCCAAGTCCATGTTGTTTTTGAGGACGGCATGGTGGCGGACGTATTTTCGTGCGAGCTGGTGATGGGCGGGGTGCACAATTGGCTTGAAATTTATTGCAACAATCATCGCATGCGTTGTAATATCAATCCCATTGACGCCAATGTCCTTTATAATCCTGTTGAAAAACAGCTTGAGAAAGTGTATCTTAATGAAAAACTGGGCACGAAGCAGGGCTGGAGTTTCCCCGCTCCCGATGAGAACTGGATGAACGGTTACCTGCAGGAACTGCAGGATTTCATAGAGTGCCTTGTCCATGATCGGGAGCCGCAGGGCAATCTTGTCCTGGCGGCGGATACGGTCGGCGCGCTTTACGCGGCGTATCTCTCGGCCCAGGAAAACGGCCGGGAAATGCAAATTCCGCTTATGAAAGCGAATAAATACCAGGAGGAGGAGGCAAAAAAATGAAAGTAAAAATAGATGCTGATCTGTGCACGGGATGCGGGTTGTGTGTTGATACCTGTCCCGAAGTATTTGCGATGGATGATTCCACGGCCAAGGTCATTGCGGCGGAAGTTCCGGCGAAAGTTTTGGATGCCTGCCGGGAAGCGGCCGACAATTGTCCGGTGGAGGCGATTGCGATTGAAGAATGACACAATCAGAAGTCAGTAGCCAAAAGTCAGGAGACAGAAGTCAGAAGCCAGAAAGCGGAAGATATTAGCCTTTCTCATATAATTCTGACTACTGACTTCTGTCTCCTGACTGCTTTTAATTTATGGCCTTATTAAATGCCAACGCCCTTATCAGCCGGTTGAAAATAAGGGTTACCCCGCAGGAGATTGCCGCCATTGATTTCAGCCAGGCGGAAATCAAATGCGCGCGGCTGCGGCGCCTGAACGGAAATGTTCAGCTTGTGGCGGCCGATGTTTTGCCGCCTGTTCACGGCGAAGCGTCTGCGGCTAAAAACGCCGCGCGCCGGTTAATCAGCCTGCCGGCGCACCTGGCGTGCCGCTGTGTGGCGCTCTGTTTGCCGGGCAACAATGCGCTGGTTAAATTATTGAGCATTCCCGGCCATCTTGATGACAGTTCAGAGGCCAGGATCAGGGAAAACATGGGGATCAGCGCCGGAGATTACCGGATTGGTTACAAGGTCCTGGGGTATAGTCATGGCCGCGTGGAAACTAAACTGCTGTCAATCGCCCTGCCTGAAAGCGAGTTTCAGCATTATCTCGGTTTCTTTGCGATCGGCTGGCCGGTGCCGGTTGCCGCGGAATTGGCGGGTGTGGCGGGCATCAATACGTTTATGAGGGGCTACCTTGATAATTGCGCTGATGAATCGGCGGGCGTTATCCAGATTGAGGACAAGGTTTCCTTTTTTGCGTTTATCCACAAAAAAGAGCTTGTTTTAGTCCGCAAATATGAATTTGGCCATGACCATATATTGAACGCCATTCAAACCCGTTTGAACGTTAACCGGGAGACGGCATGGAATGTCGCCTCCGATCAATCCTTTGATATTTCGCAGATGCTTAAGGAAGTCGGCGATTCTTTTATCAGGCAGATAGTTATCTCCAAACATTTCGTGGAGCGGCGGGAAAACTGTCATGTCTCGCGGATTTTCATCCCGGGTTCCGTGCCTGCGGCACATCTTTTGGCCCAGGACCTCCGGGGGGCCGCCGAAACCGAAGTTGAACAATGGAATCCGTTAAAAGCCGCCGTTGTTCCTTCGGAGGCAGCGGCGCACAGCCTGGCCGGCCGCGCTTCACAACTGGGCGCCGCCATCGGCGCCGGCATCGGCTTTTTCGGGGAAAAATGAATCTTTCAGTCAATTTGCTTCTGGAATCAGAGGTGCGGAGTATCAGCCGCATCAGCCGTAAATTTCTTCTCAATGCCGCCGCGGCCTTTGCCGCGCTCCTGCTGCTGGCTTTTGTCGGTTTTGTCTTATTGGGCGCGCGTTCCGCCGCCCAGTCTTTCCGTTTCGCCGAGCAGGAGAAAAAACAATCGGAAAACATTTTCCGGGCGGTCAATGACCTTCGCCAGGAATTGACCGGACTGCAGGATTTAACCAACACCATCGGCGGCTGGGCCGCCACCCGTTCGGATTGGCCGTCAATGTTGGCCGGCCTGCCGTCAATCGTGCCCTCCAATATTCAGTTGACGAAGATGACGGGGAACGAAAATATCAACGCGGTTGACAACGTTCCGACGCGCGTTGTGAGTTTGTATTTTCAGGGCAAGGCCGCCGGCGGGCATTCGGAAGTGGATGTGCAGGAGTTTGAAAAAAACCTGAAGGAAAAACCCCCTTTCGGCGAATTCATGGAACTCGTTCAGGTAAAACAGTTTGAGGCCGTCAGGACCGGCGCGCAAGAGGATATAAGGATTTTTGACATTGAATGCCGCTTCAAGCCGCAGAAGTTGTTTCAGCCCATAAAAAAAGAGGAACCCGCCCGCAAGCGCGGCAAAAAATAGAATGAATATCGGCGATAAAAGAACGCAGTATATTATTCTGGGGGCAATTGCCGGATGCGCGGCCTTGTTCCTGCTGCTGCAGTTCCTCATTTTGCCATCTCTTGCTTCCTGGAAGGAAATGTCAGCCAAAACGGAGGAAATGCGGCAGGAACTCTTTGAGATGCGCAAGGTTATACAATTGCGGCCGGAAGTCTCCCTCCAGATTGAAAGCGCAAAAACGGCGGTTAAATCCCTGGCCGCCAATATTCCTTTGCCGGTGCTTGGCAATTATCTGCTGGGCATGGAGGAAAGCATTTGGAACTGCACCAACGGCACGGACGCTGTCATCGTCAGCATCGCCGATAATAACGTTATGGAGCTTCCTCCGGCGAACAAGACATTCCGGCTGTATCGCGTTCGCGTGCAGGTCCAATCCGGGTTGGATGACTATGCGCGGCTGGTGAAAAATATTCACGGCGTTAACCCGCTCTGCTCAATCTCCGGCATAAATATCGCCGCGCGCGAAAATACGCCTCAAGTTCATGAAATCAGTTTTATTGTTTCATGGCTGGTCTGGTCGGATCCGGCCAAACGGCCTGGTTTTCTAATGGAGGTCGTAAAATGAGCGGCGTAACACGCGTGAAAAAACGCGGGGCTGGTCTTTTGCTTTTTTTCGGCTGGTTGTTTTTGGCGGGCAATTCGCCCGCGGCGAACGGGCTTGAGCGCGCCGCGCCGGCTCTCCCGGCAACGAACGGCCAGGAAGCGGTTGAAGAAGGCGGCGCTTCCGCCCTGGAAGTCGGCGTGCGCCCGCGCGACCCGTTCTGGCCGGTCGGGTTTTACCCGTCGGCGTCCGCCGGCGCGGCTGCCTCGGATAATATGCCCGGAACGGAGGGCGAACAGAAAAAAAACGGGCAACCGCCGGATTCGGCTGAAATACTGCGGATAGGCGGCGTTGTTAAAAAGGGAAACACCTTTTATGCGACCGTCAACGGCCTGACGGTCAAGGTCGGCGAGGTTATTTCCGCGGTGGCCGGCGGCAGTGTTTACAAATTTGTCGTGGAAAGCATTGATTTCAACAAAGTGCGGTTCAAGCCGGTCAAGTGAGCCGCCTGATTAAAAATTGCCATGCGGACCTATTTGTACCGCGCCCGTAATATGAGCGGCCGGGTCGTTGAGGGAACGATCAATGCCGTTGATGACCGCGGCGTCTACCAGCAGTTGTCGGCGGAGCGCCTGGTGCCGATTTCCATTCAACCGGCGGCCGCGAAAAAGACCGGTTTGACGGCGCGTTTCTTTTCCGGCCGGATCAAGGATGAGGATTTGATCATTTTCAGCCGCCAGTTGGGCGCCATGCTGAAAGCCGGCATCCCGATCCTGCAGTCCTTTGACATTCTGCGCGCCCAGACTGAGAAGCCGGCTTTCAAGGAGGTGCTTACGCAGGTGAGCCGCAGTCTGACGGGCGGTTCACGTTTGTCGGAGGCATTGGCTGAATTTCCGCGGGTTTTTTCCCCGGAATACATCAATATCGTGATTTCCGGCGAGACGGGCGGAGACCTGGTCCAGGCGCTGGCCAACATTGCCGTGTGGATGGAGCGCGAACTGGAAATAAAAACCGCGATCAAGTCGGCCTTGCGTTACCCGGTGATGGTGATGATCGCGCTGATTGCCGCGGCCATACTGATGATCATGTTTGTTGTGCCGCGCTTTGCCGTTTTTTTTGAGAAATACACCGCCGCGCTGCCGTTGCCCACGCGCATCCTGATCGCCGTCAACAATGTCTTTCAGGCTTACTGGCCGGCGTTTCTCATTGTCATTGCCGCGGCGGCCGCGGCGGCTGTTTATCTTTTGAGGATCAAACCCATTCGCTTGAAATATGACCAGATGAAATTCCACCTGAAGATCAT comes from the Kiritimatiellia bacterium genome and includes:
- a CDS encoding Gfo/Idh/MocA family oxidoreductase, with amino-acid sequence MIREKIKIGIAGARFAAAFHLASYRALAGIGAEVIGVYSKSRKSREAFARKNGLKAFASYDEMVRAVDAVDLCVPGALHEPLCLRAAELKRHVIVEKPFTGAYGPGAEDWRGNKADKKLLLEEAMASVRRMADAARRAGIRIMYAENWVYAPAVRKEAEILRATQGQILWIHGEESHSGSASSAYGDWRLSGGGSLVGKGCHPLTAALYLKQVEGQARLGRPIRPATVSCRTHEITRNPNFVDASHLRTDYKDIEDFVQVHVVFEDGMVADVFSCELVMGGVHNWLEIYCNNHRMRCNINPIDANVLYNPVEKQLEKVYLNEKLGTKQGWSFPAPDENWMNGYLQELQDFIECLVHDREPQGNLVLAADTVGALYAAYLSAQENGREMQIPLMKANKYQEEEAKK
- a CDS encoding type II secretion system F family protein → MRTYLYRARNMSGRVVEGTINAVDDRGVYQQLSAERLVPISIQPAAAKKTGLTARFFSGRIKDEDLIIFSRQLGAMLKAGIPILQSFDILRAQTEKPAFKEVLTQVSRSLTGGSRLSEALAEFPRVFSPEYINIVISGETGGDLVQALANIAVWMERELEIKTAIKSALRYPVMVMIALIAAAILMIMFVVPRFAVFFEKYTAALPLPTRILIAVNNVFQAYWPAFLIVIAAAAAAAVYLLRIKPIRLKYDQMKFHLKIIGPLYTKIMISRFARIFSMLVRNGIPALKGMEVASEVIANTYFKELLLKVKQSVQDGGTIADGFFNDMPVFPPMVTNLIAVGEKTGSLDDMLEQVVDFYDMEIKYTLKNLTTMIEPIITLVIAGGVLFLALAILLPVWNMSQAMTGQAQ
- a CDS encoding ferredoxin, producing MKVKIDADLCTGCGLCVDTCPEVFAMDDSTAKVIAAEVPAKVLDACREAADNCPVEAIAIEE